A window of Komagataella phaffii GS115 chromosome 1, complete sequence contains these coding sequences:
- a CDS encoding Delta subunit of the coatomer complex (COPI), which coats Golgi-derived transport vesicles codes for MVELSTPVDNSAIEGLQVQFLSVSYFNFLACCLIILFSNDLPPNHRAKKRYIAYDLVTTSKSLTHPFVSLVLPILPIPSVVLKEVSSPDYSDTSTFQNCRALTNIFLSYNQFVRDSMAVLASSITTRDGKTIISRQFKDLSKDRITALLAEFPSLLSENSKYQHTSIEYEGVRFIYQPLENVYVVLITNRQSNVLQDIDTLHILSQSLSALLRSVEEKEVLDNCFEIISAFDEVINLGYKENLSLNQVRAFLEMDSHEEKIQEIIERNKELEAAEERKRRAKEIQRKELARRNREDYANMIPQQHSSAFDQQPQQPIYSNFEAPSAPSEYESYNPTTPSTRSAPPRGKGLKLGKKSGSSEAQQPLLVPQRHLESQFNSHQQQTPLQQNHPHQQPQRYQQSPPQQAHRSPVPESVSSIPPAHNVVSPHTGQNVQRQIPHEASTTRSPVSRPQVGKPINNGIMVTIIEKVSGKVNRDGTVLSSELKGDLQLRINESSLAHGVIHLGLAKQPNTQFKTHPNVDKNLFNAESKIGLKDPRKSFPANDQSLGVLRWRSVGSGLLPLNVSSWINSNDDGSVSVTIEYEVNEKLAFNEYSIDDAELVIPLSGLSFSIDNPENVSVDNKGDSTSVFLTRLNEHPSGSFEFEVSNVDEENVFPIHVNIDLQNNFDNLSDVKVNSINSLDLETLNEELPYDLYYNLATESFTIE; via the coding sequence ATGGTAGAGCTTTCGACTCCAGTTGATAACAGTGCAATCGAAGGGCTGCAGGTTCAATTCCTGTCCGTGTCATACTTTAACTTTTTGGCATGTTGTTTAATTATACTTTTTTCCAACGATCTGCCCCCGAACCACCGAGCAAAGAAGAGGTACATAGCGTATGACCTCGTTACTACTTCCAAGAGTCTTACTCACCCTTTTGTTTCCCTGGTTCTCCCCATTCTGCCTATCCCTAGCGTTGTACTTAAAGAGGTTTCGAGCCCCGATTATTCAGACACGAGtacatttcaaaattgtcgAGCATTAACCAACATTTTCCTTTCCTATAATCAGTTTGTTAGGGACAGCATGGCAGTTCTAGCTTCTTCGATCACCACTAGGGATGGAAAGACTATCATCTCTAGGCAATTCAAAGATCTGTCCAAAGACCGGATTACCGCTTTGTTGGCTGAATTTCCGTCACTTTTGTCGGAGAATTCAAAATACCAGCACACATCTATAGAATACGAAGGAGTGAGATTCATTTACCAGCCATTGGAAAACGTTTACGTGGTATTGATTACCAACCGTCAATCAAATGTTCTGCAGGATATTGATACATTACATATTTTGAGTCAATCATTGTCAGCACTCTTGAGATCAGTAGAGGAGAAGGAAGTGCTGGACAATTGTTTCGAGATTATAAGCGCTTTTGATGAGGTGATCAATCTTGGGTACAAGGAAAATCTATCCTTGAACCAGGTTCGTGCATTCTTGGAGATGGATTCCCATGAAGAGAAGATTCAGGAAATAATcgaaagaaacaaagagttGGAAGCCGCTGAGGAGAGAAAGAGACGCGCCAAAGAAATCCAACGCAAGGAACttgcaagaagaaataggGAAGATTATGCAAACATGATACCCCAACAGCATTCTAGTGCATTTGATCAACAGCCTCAACAACCTATCTATTCAAACTTTGAGGCTCCTTCTGCTCCTTCCGAGTATGAATCCTATAACCCAACCACTCCTTCCACTAGATCAGCACCACCAAGAGGAAAGGGATTGAAATTGGGTAAGAAATCCGGTAGTTCTGAGGCGCAACAGCCTTTGCTTGTTCCTCAAAGACACTTAGAGAGTCAGTTCAATAGTCACCAACAGCAGACCCCACTACAACAAAATCATCCCCACCAACAACCTCAGCGATATCAACAGTCACCACCACAACAAGCTCATCGTTCTCCTGTTCCAGAATCCGTTTCTTCGATCCCACCAGCCCATAATGTTGTCTCCCCACACACGGGccaaaatgttcaaagGCAGATACCTCATGAAGCAAGTACAACTAGGTCCCCAGTATCGCGTCCACAAGTTGGAAAACCTATCAACAATGGTATTATGGTCACCATCATTGAGAAAGTTTCTGGTAAAGTAAATAGAGACGGGACTGTTTTGTCCAGCGAGCTTAAAGGGGATCTACAGCTGAGAATTAATGAAAGTTCTTTAGCTCATGGCGTGATCCATTTGGGATTGGCAAAGCAGCCAAACACCCAATTCAAGACTCATCCAAATGTTGATAAAAATCTATTCAACGCCGAGTCCAAGATTGGTTTGAAAGATCCCAGGAAGTCTTTTCCCGCCAATGATCAGTCCTTGGGAGTACTGAGATGGAGAAGCGTCGGTAGCGGTTTGTTACCTCTCAACGTTTCATCATGGATTAATAGCAATGATGATGGTAGTGTCTCGGTGACAATAGAGTATGAGgtcaatgaaaaattagCTTTCAACGAATACTCTATTGATGATGCCGAGCTAGTTATACCATTATCAGGTCTTTCTTTCAGTATTGATAACCCAGAGAATGTTTCAGTTGACAACAAGGGGGATTCTACCTCTGTGTTTTTGACGAGATTAAACGAACATCCCTCAGGATCCTTCGaatttgaagtttccaacGTCGATGAAGAGAACGTCTTCCCGATCCATGTCAATATTGACCTGCAAAACAACTTCGACAACCTGAGTGATGTTAAGGTTAATAGTATCAACAGTCTTGACTTGGAGACATTAAACGAGGAGCTGCCATATGACTTGTACTACAACCTGGCCACAGAATCATTTACTATCGAATAA
- a CDS encoding Hsp70 protein that interacts with Zuo1p (a DnaJ homolog) to form a ribosome-associated complex, with amino-acid sequence MSFIGLHFGNTSTSIAVTKGDGKVDVIASPDGERAIPSALSYVGTDEYHGGQALAQLIRNPQNTIINFRDFAGVSFDKAVLPEIVNSAKAINVDGKVGYEIEEDGKTTKITVDEVIKRHFQQIKAAAEDYIGNKVEGVVLTTPTNFSDEQKKALKSATKEAGLNVLQFINEPSAALLAHLTANNKLEEDRIYVVADFGGVRSDAAVITARGGIFTILATEHNFELGGDQLDAALSEFFAKEFEKKYKANPRKTQRSLAKLKSECITTKKTLSNVQSSTISIDSLSDGFDFHSSINRLRYEVVARDIFSKMAAFVEETVRKAGLETLDIDEVLLVGGTSNTPRLASNVQFIFPESTVVVSPALDSKALDPSELICRGAALQAALIESYDEDEINQSLQPVVVNLEHIAKPIGLKNADGEFIQIISRETAYPIKRSLTFDTPGDVLIELYEGERTIEESTVEPEEGEEEYSDEEPEVLKKVVYVPGQLLAQIPFKGETANGKLEVIVRITVDGLLQATVRSGDKVERVDVHST; translated from the coding sequence ATGTCCTTTATCGGTCTACATTTTGGTAACACATCTACTTCTATTGCCGTCACAAAAGGTGATGGTAAAGTCGACGTCATCGCAAGTCCCGACGGTGAAAGGGCCATTCCATCTGCTCTCTCTTACGTTGGAACAGATGAGTACCATGGTGGTCAGGCTTTAGCTCAATTGATTAGAAACCCACAAAATACTATCATAAACTTTAGAGACTTTGCTGGCGTCTCCTTTGACAAGGCCGTTCTTCCCGAAATTGTAAACTCTGCCAAGGCAATTAACGTTGATGGCAAGGTTGGTTACGAAATCGAAGAGGATGGTAAAACGACCAAGATCACTGTAGATGAGGTCATCAAGAGACACTTTCAGCAAATCAAGGCTGCTGCTGAGGACTACATAGgaaacaaagttgaaggTGTCGTTTTAACCACCCCTaccaacttttcagatgaGCAGAAAAAGGCACTAAAGAGCGCCACCAAGGAGGCAGGATTAAATGTTCTACAGTTCATCAACGAGCCTTCTGCTGCTTTGTTGGCTCATCTGACCGCCAATAACAAATTGGAAGAGGATAGAATATACGTCGTGGCTGATTTTGGTGGTGTCAGATCTGATGCTGCTGTAATCACTGCAAGAGGAGGAATCTTCACTATATTGGCCACGGAGCacaactttgaacttggaggTGACCAACTGGACGCTGCTCTTTCAGAATTCTTTGCCAAAGAGTTTGAGAAGAAATACAAAGCTAACCCAAGAAAGACTCAACGTTCCCTAGCTAAGCTGAAGAGTGAATGTATCACCACCAAGAAGACTCTGTCCAACGTGCAAAGTTCCACTATTTCTATCGACTCTTTATCCGATGGCTTTGACTTCCACTCATCTATCAACAGACTGCGTTATGAAGTCGTTGCTAGGGAtatcttttccaagatggCTGCTTTCGTTGAGGAAACTGTCCGTAAAGCTGGATTGGAAACTTTAGATATCGACGAAGTGCTACTTGTTGGAGGTACTTCTAATACTCCCAGATTGGCTTCTAATGTTCAATTCATCTTCCCAGAATCAACTGTCGTTGTGTCCCCAGCTTTAGACTCCAAGGCTCTTGACCCAAGTGAGTTAATCTGTCGTGGTGCTGCGTTGCAAGCCGCTCTGATTGAATCCTATGACGAGGATGAGATTAACCAATCATTGCAACCCGTTGTAGTTAACCTTGAACACATTGCCAAGCCAATTGGTCTCAAGAATGCTGATGGTGAATTCATCCAAATAATATCTAGAGAAACTGCCTACCCAATCAAGAGATCCTTAACATTTGATACCCCAGGAGATGTTTTGATCGAACTGTATGAAGGTGAGAGGACCATCGAAGAATCGACTGTTGAACCTGAAGAAGGCGAGGAGGAATACAGTGATGAAGAGCCTGAAgtgttgaagaaagttgtGTATGTTCCTGGACAACTGCTTGCTCAGATACCTTTCAAAGGTGAGACTGCCAATGGCAAGTTAGAGGTCATTGTCAGAATTACTGTAGATGGTCTACTACAAGCTACTGTTAGATCTGGCGATAAGGTTGAGAGAGTTGATGTTCATTCGACTTAA
- a CDS encoding Myb-related transcription factor: MEEAKLKPASRQQFDPLTVTQSLGYQTFRREARRPWTKDEDEHLKRLVIEQYMDSHNDDNYKTKPIPLTSINWDTVAEKLPERKAFDCKKRWANSIDPTVKKGKWTKEEDTLLLEAFQTYGTSWQKVSTWLVGRTKDQCAKRYVEVLDPNKDRFKPWNKEEDLELIRLVQSVGTKWRTISMNLPGRPSLTCRNRWRKLVTTMVRGKADPDIHKEMEKVQKKKEVLGSTIKSPEGIDSDKTPNPKAVQSAKNVSHPQSTSSASPPQPLQKASPNLVHSHTEWTFNTTGVEGQILSTGSINSKEEVDRLVEQAKKYNIAITIHQHVHHHYGNPNSQKSVLDPETQLNRHQHFNYLGSLKNVPRLTSTSRNSSSTNLNQIDPHSNKVSGKESDLIRLLNQPPETSQSPSNFNSRYWDFGSSSKRQRVHNPEDLKNDTTTQNYRAIPTNTFHPHFAPDDIEEDIDFWDSLGKLADVNPVNTSASTPPVSQHHPLHYDNSQSKTQVATHYTNFHPTHQQEVNEPRSTAPFGPLYGREYEEDEDYEQEIRKDEPKVMDRAHQDEEDIPNDASSFGVYYNVFPTKQLTNGIATEQARKNSHKTDSNSEKSVSHDDAFGFFPFNPS; the protein is encoded by the coding sequence ATGGAGGAAGCTAAGTTGAAACCAGCTAGCCGACAGCAGTTTGATCCTTTAACTGTAACTCAATCACTTGGATATCAAACGTTTCGAAGAGAGGCAAGGCGTCCTTGGAccaaggatgaagatgagcaCTTGAAACGCCTAGTAATAGAACAATATATGGACAGTCATAATGATGACAATTACAAAACAAAACCTATCCCTCTTACTAGCATCAATTGGGATACGGTAGCTGAAAAGTTACCCGAAAGGAAAGCTTTTGACTGTAAGAAGAGATGGGCAAATTCTATTGATCCTACAGTCAAGAAGGGGAAATGGACTAAAGAAGAGGATACTCTACTCTTGGAAGCCTTCCAAACCTATGGAACCTCATGGCAGAAAGTCTCTACGTGGTTGGTTGGTAGAACTAAAGACCAATGTGCCAAAAGATATGTGGAAGTTCTAGATCCAAATAAAGATCGATTTAAACCGTGGAATAAAGAGGAAGATTTAGAACTGATAAGATTGGTTCAATCTGTTGGCACAAAGTGGAGAACTATTTCCATGAACCTTCCTGGTAGGCCCAGTTTAACATGTAGAAACAGATGGAGAAAACTGGTTACTACGATGGTACGAGGTAAAGCAGATCCAGATATTCacaaagaaatggaaaaagttcaaaagaagaaggaagtTTTAGGTTCCACCATCAAATCTCCCGAAGGCATAGATTCAGATAAAACACCTAATCCAAAGGCCGTCCAAAGCGCCAAGAATGTTTCCCACCCACAAAGCACTAGTAGCGCTAGCCCGCCACAACCTCTTCAAAAGGCCAGCCCTAATTTAGTTCATTCCCACACTGAGTGGACGTTCAATACAACGGGTGTTGAAGGTCAGATTCTATCCACTGGTTCTATCAATTCCAAGGAGGAGGTGGACCGGCTAGTTGAACAGGCTAAGAAATATAATATCGCCATCACTATTCATCAGCATGTACATCATCATTACGGTAATCCAAATTCCCAGAAATCAGTTTTAGATCCGGAGACGCAATTAAACAGACATCAACATTTCAACTACTTGggaagtttgaaaaatgttCCCAGATTGACATCAACATCTCGGAATTCATCTTCGACCAACTTGAATCAAATAGATCCGCATTCGAATAAAGTGTCGGGTAAAGAAAGTGATTTAATAAGATTATTGAATCAACCCCCAGAAACCTCTCAATCGCCTTCAAACTTTAATTCAAGGTATTGGGATTTTGGATCATCCAGTAAAAGACAAAGGGTACATAATCCAGAAGATTTAAAAAATGACACCACAACTCAAAACTATAGAGCAATTCCCACTAATACTTTTCACCCACATTTTGCTCCAGATGACATAGAAGAGGATATTGACTTTTGGGACTCGTTGGGAAAGCTCGCTGATGTGAATCCAGTCAATACATCCGCCTCTACTCCGCCCGTATCGCAACACCATCCCCTTCATTATGATAATAGCCAAAGTAAAACCCAAGTGGCTACACACTACACAAATTTCCATCCTACCCATCAGCAGGAAGTTAATGAACCCAGGAGTACTGCCCCTTTTGGTCCATTATACGGAAGAGAATacgaagaagacgaagattATGAACAAGAAATCAGAAAAGATGAACCAAAAGTTATGGATAGAGCTCATCAAGATGAGGAGGATATTCCAAATGATGCCAGTAGTTTTGGAGTATACTACAACGTATTTCCGACTAAGCAGTTGACGAATGGCATTGCTACAGAGCAGGCTCGCAAGAATAGCCATAAAACAGATTCCAATTCTGAAAAAAGTGTGAGTCATGATGACGCATTCGgtttttttcctttcaatCCATCCTAA
- a CDS encoding Origin-binding F-box protein that forms an SCF ubiquitin ligase complex with Skp1p and Cdc53p: MDRQLVDQGLKTGIELFKQKEYRRCYKAFTSTINFIENDPELAASCVSQLISLLDCRAACLEKLDQLNMALKDGLKMIKRECHNCKGYLRTCKILDLQGKISEALSTAREGISIIETRRDQDNQFRYSKVLLEQLKELKNALKIKLDKKNQLHFKVLKFDAPVPCTKKLRLVTPRTIDPSIFLPIELVKLIFRLLNFSDMYACLLVSTKWNSIISSSPELFRKLQLKSQLSNKALNNCLNFLIKTMKSSSSKEIEYLHLKPKRSDERSSLNTLSSKPLLINELEIYLQDLTLRDLLICRLSSKNGTRLFSSIVHLKLSVPLTRNYESFLIQQFSGLETLEYSISDYKRVPGDRYLAPFTEQIESSAATSSLNTLSVIALPSYNSITKHIPFSLAIQRNMLSNLTSLTLTGIDFSPVIDEPWLGQFFKSLSNLVTLNLQFNKGMNFAWLLRNISNYQEVLQYNDLVNNSPDTNEPLIAPVNFHSCPLKVLVMRECSIPAVNVQSPTPSLLAYDALKQLTHLDLYGSSISTRELSNLIFHCSHTLTSLSIGNCFNVFFTSDVFDSRSNHFDVNIFFHVPYLKKLYLNQISTFNDYTLKCFGETILTRLEQYALPQLKWEVLDLSFNKISNTGLYNLFQVSKRQQLKKTNQKAPKLVIELLIIDGCHGTDESTLTYLKSQGYIRKYSCIYNKDTWNGVTVI, from the coding sequence ATGGACCGTCAATTGGTTGATCAGGGACTCAAGACAGGTATTgagcttttcaaacaaaaagagTATAGGCGCTGCTACAAGGCATTTACTTCTActatcaatttcattgagAATGATCCCGAGTTGGCCGCCAGCTGTGTATCTCAACTGATATCTCTGTTAGATTGTAGGGCAGCCTGTTTGGAAAAGCTAGATCAATTGAATATGGCCTTGAAAGATGGTCTTAAAATGATCAAGAGAGAGTGCCACAACTGCAAGGGTTATTTGAGAACTTGCAAAATTTTAGACCTACAAGGGAAGATCAGTGAGGCTTTGTCTACAGCAAGAGAAGGGATCTCCATAATAGAAACTAGAAGAGATCAGGATAATCAATTTAGATATTCCAAGgttcttttggaacaattaaaggaactgaaaaatgCACTGAAAATCAAATTGGACAAGAAAAATCAGCTACACTTCAAAGTTTTAAAGTTTGACGCACCAGTGCCTTGTACAAAGAAACTAAGATTAGTCACTCCAAGAACAATAGATCCTTCCATTTTTTTGCCGATAGAGCTAGTGAAGCTGATCTTTCGCCTGTTGAATTTCTCAGACATGTATGCCTGTTTATTGGTCTCAACAAAATGGAACTCAATTATATCCTCATCACCGGAACTGTTTCGAAAACTTCAGTTGAAATCCCAACTGTCCAACAAGGCGTTAAAcaattgtttgaattttttgattaaAACTATGAAATCTTCAAGTAGCAAAGAGATTGAGTATCTCCATCTCAAACCAAAAAGATCTGATGAAAGATCCTCTTTGAACACGCTCTCCTCTAAACCATTGCTGATAAATGAGTTAGAGATTTATTTGCAGGATTTAACTCTACGAGATTTACTTATTTGCCGattgtcttcaaagaatggaACAAGATTATTTTCCAGTATTGTTCATTTGAAGCTTTCAGTTCCTCTAACAAGGAACTATGAATCTTTCTTAATACAACAGTTTTCTGGCCTTGAAACTCTAGAATACTCAATTAGTGACTACAAAAGAGTTCCAGGTGATAGATATTTGGCACCATTCACTGAACAGATAGAGTCCTCTGCTGCCACGAGCTCGTTGAACACTTTATCGGTGATTGCATTACCTTCTTACAATAGCATAACTAAACACATTCCATTTTCTTTAGCAATCCAGAGAAATATGCTCAGCAATCTCACTTCCCTGACATTAACTGGCATTGACTTTTCACCTGTGATAGACGAACCATGGCTGGgccagtttttcaaatcacTTTCCAATCTTGTAACTCTCAATCTTCAATTCAACAAGGGGATGAACTTTGCATGGCTTTTAAGAAACATTTCAAACTACCAAGAAGTTTTACAGTATAACGATCTAGTCAACAACTCTCCCGATACCAATGAACCTCTGATAGCTCCAGTAAATTTTCATTCCTGCCCTTTGAAAGTTCTAGTGATGAGAGAATGCTCAATTCCAGCCGTGAACGTTCAATCTCCTACCCCCTCACTTTTAGCATATGATGCTCTGAAACAACTAACGCATTTAGACTTGTACGGGtcttcaatatcaacaagAGAATTATCGAATTTAATTTTCCACTGTTCGCACACATTAACTTCATTGTCCATCGGTAACTGTTTCAATGTATTTTTCACTAGTGACGTATTCGATTCCCGATCAAATCATTTTGATGTCAACATATTTTTTCATGTTCCATACTTAAAGAAATTGTATCTCAATCAGATTTCAACGTTTAATGATTACACACTGAAATGCTTTGGAGAGACTATTCTTACTCGTTTGGAACAATACGCTTTACCACAGTTGAAGTGGGAAGTGTTGGATCTCTCATTTAACAAAATAAGTAACACTGGTCTTTACAATTTATTTCAAGTATCCAAAAGACAGCAGTTAAAAAAGACTAACCAGAAAGCACCCAAACTAGTGATTGAATTACTGATTATAGATGGATGTCACGGCACTGATGAATCTACACTGACTTATCTCAAATCTCAAGGATATATTAGAAAATACTCCTGTATCTACAATAAGGACACATGGAATGGTGTCACTGTGATTTGA
- a CDS encoding vacuolar sorting protein: MDYVKKAIWGPDPKEQVRKCQQLVRKNKRQLDRYINDLRMVQKKTQSMIKKAAKSGDKNAVRLYARELVNINKQSDRLHVNRATIDSIGMKLQEQQQMLKIQGSLSKSTEIMREVNSLVSLPQLRNSAQELERELMKSGIINEMVDDLVDEVDEDEELMEEEEVQAINEIIEQYTSDAVGKLPETGGTPIEVASPKVPEKEEEEVSEDNEEVLNAMRERLKALQD; this comes from the exons ATGGACTACGTAAAGAAAGCGATATGGGGTCCAGACCCCAAGGAGCAG GTACGGAAGTGCCAGCAGCTGGTAAGAAAGAATAAACGTCAGTTGGACAGATATATCAATGACTTGAGGATGGTGCAGAAGAAAACCCAGTCGATGATTAAAAAGGCCGCTAAATCTGGAGACAAAAATGCCGTTAGACTGTATGCCAGAGAGTTGGTTAACATTAATAAACAGAGTGATAGGTTACACGTTAATAGAGCCACGATAGATAGTATTGGAATGAAGCTGCaggaacaacaacaaatgCTCAAAATCCAAGGAAGTTTATCCAAAAGTACCGAAATTATGAGGGAGGTGAACTCTTTGGTAAGCTTGCCACAGCTGAGAAACTCTGCTCAAGAGTTAGAAAGAgaactgatgaagagtGGTATCATAAACGAAATGGTGGATGACCTGGTGGATGAAGTCGATGAGGACGAGGAACTCatggaagaggaagaagtGCAGGCGATCAATGAGATTATCGAGCAGTACACTAGTGATGCTGTCGGTAAGCTACCAGAGACTGGTGGAACTCCAATCGAAGTTGCGTCCCCCAAAGTTCCTGagaaggaggaagaggaagtCTCAGAAGATAACGAGGAGGTGCTCAATGCTATGAGGGAAAGACTGAAAGCTTTACAGGATTAG